One Gossypium hirsutum isolate 1008001.06 chromosome A11, Gossypium_hirsutum_v2.1, whole genome shotgun sequence genomic window carries:
- the LOC107886441 gene encoding chloroplast stem-loop binding protein of 41 kDa b, chloroplastic, which yields MSKLVVLQPTKQPPISLLSSSLSHFNGTKLCQIQYKRKVYQPKGALHVAASSTKKILIMGGTRFIGVFLSRLLVKEGHQVTLFTRGKAPVTQQLPGESDSDYAEFKSKILHLKGDRMDFDFVKSSLSAEAYDVVYDINGREAAEVEPILDALPNLEQFIYCSSAGVYLKSDMLPHCEIDAVDPKSRHKGKLNTESLLESRDVNWTSVRPVYIYGPLNYNPVEEWFFHRLKAGRPIPIPNSGVQITQLGHVKDLATAFIAVLGNEKASKQVFNISGEKYVTFDGLAKACAKAGGFPEPEIVHYNPKEFDFGKKKAFPFRDQHFFASVEKAKHVLGWKPEFGLVEGLTDSYNLDFGRGTFRKEADFSTDDMILGKSFVLQS from the exons ATGTCAAAGCTGGTGGTGTTGCAGCCAACAAAGCAGCCTCCCATCtccctcctctcttcctctctttcCCACTTCAATGGCACCAAGCTCTGCCAAATCCAG TACAAAAGAAAGGTATATCAGCCAAAAGGTGCATTGCATGTTGCAGCATCCAGCACCAAGAAGATTCTCATAATGGGTGGCACTAGGTTCATTGGTGTGTTTTTATCAAGACTCCTTGTAAAAGAGGGTCATCAG GTTACTTTGTTTACTAGAGGTAAAGCACCAGTTACTCAACAATTGCCTGGTGAATCAGACAGTGACTACGCTGAGTTTAAATCCAAG ATTTTGCATTTGAAAGGAGATAGAATGGACTTCGATTTTGTGAAATCCAGTCTTTCTGCAGAAGCCTACGATGTTGTGTACGACATAAATG GACGAGAGGCGGCCGAAGTTGAACCGATACTGGATGCACTCCCGAACTTAGAACA GTTCATATATTGCTCCTCAGCAGGTGTTTACCTTAAGTCTGATATGTTACCACATTGTGAG ATCGATGCTGTTGATCCGAAGAGTAGGCACAAGGGAAAACTTAATACCGAGAGCTTACTGGAGTCGAGAGATGTTAACTGGACATCTGTGAGACCAGTCTACATATATGGACCTTTGAATTATAACCCTGTTGAAGAATGGTTCTTCCACCGATTGAAAGCCGGTCGCCCTATTCCAATTCCCAACTCTGGAGTGCAAATAACCCAACTTGGTCATGTCAAG GACTTGGCAACGGCTTTCATTGCGGTTCTTGGTAATGAAAAAGCCAGCAAGCAGGTGTTCAACATTTCGGGAGAAAAGTACGTGACCTTCGATGGATTAGCAAAGGCGTGCGCCAAG GCTGGTGGATTTCCCGAACCTGAGATTGTTCACTACAACCCAAAGGAGTTTGACTTCGGTAAAAAGAAGGCATTCCCGTTCCGAGATCAG CATTTCTTCGCATCAGTCGAGAAAGCAAAGCATGTGCTAGGATGGAAACCGGAATTTGGCCTGGTCGAAGGACTCACAGACTCGTATAACCTAGATTTCGGCAGGGGAACATTCAGGAAGGAGGCTGATTTTTCGACCGATGACATGATTCTgggcaaaagttttgttctcCAATCATAA
- the LOC107886427 gene encoding inactive glucose-6-phosphate 1-dehydrogenase 4, chloroplastic: MYCCKVTTLKSPPNLPHSKQRRMSVSFSHFSIPFSESSIASSISLSTGAANNFQLLRGSCLVLHGGASDLCRRFHGLKLRILKKLNCRQHVPANDLKRIRNQDKDQPENSSRNDEQISEAASTIPSSDGSNEEHTRTTSQPKKSTLPPFVQTNSSNLNVDDNHERPSLCIAVIGATGELAKNKIFPALFALYYSGFLPENVGIFGYSRKDLTDEDLRSLIASTLTCRIDHQQNCGDKMDAFLSRTYYLNGGYDNKEGMSKLNSRMEQIEAGYPANRIFYLSVPHEALPDVASSLADNAQTKKGWNRIIIEKPFGFDAVSSQLFTKSLLSKFEEKQIYRIDHLLGRNLIENLTVLRFSNLVFEPLWSRTYIRNVQVILSEDLSMPLGRYFDGYGVIRDIVHSHILQTIALLAMEPPISLDGEDIRNEKVKVLRSIRNLEPSDVILGQYKATSGDKVDVSLSSRTPTFFAAALYIDNARWDGVPFMIKAGVGLIKHRVEIRIQFNSVPGNLYRERIGHNTDLATNELILRDEPDEAILVKINNKIPGLGLNLDASELNLLYKDKYNVEVPDSYEHLLLDVMDGDNHLFLRSDELAAAWNILTPVLQWIDQNNIAPELYELGGRGPVGSYYLWAKHGVWWADD; encoded by the exons ATGTACTGCTGCAAAGTTACAACCTTAAAATCACCCCCCAACTTACCACACTCAAAACAACGAAGGATGTCGGTTTCGTTTTCGCATTTCTCGATACCCTTCTCTGAATCTTCAATTGCTTCATCCATTTCTCTCTCCACT GGTGCAGCCAACAACTTCCAATTGTTGAGAGGTAGTTGCCTTGTTCTTCATGGAGGAGCTAGTGATTTGTGCCGGAGGTTTCATGGTTTGAAACTACGGATACTTAAGAAGCTGAACTGTCGGCAGCATGTACCTGCCAATGATTTGAAGAGAATAAGAAATCAAGACAAGGATCAGCCAGAAAATTCTTCAAGGAACGATGAACAAATTTCCGAAGCAGCATCGACTATACCCTCATCCGATG GTTCCAACGAAGAACACACGAGAACAACTTCACAACCAAAGAAAAGTACTTTGCCTCCATTTGTTCAAACAAATTCCTCAAACTTGAATGTTGATGATAATCATGAAAGACCCTCTTTATGCATTGCTGTTATCGGAGCTACTGGTGAGCTGGCTAAGAACAAGATTTTTCCGGCACTATTTGCTCTATATTACAGTGGTTTTCTTCCCGAG AATGTCGGTATCTTCGGTTATTCGAGAAAGGATTTGACTGATGAAGACTTAAGATCCCTCATTGCTTCAACTTTGACTTGCCGCATTGATCATCA GCAAAACTGTGGGGACAAGATGGATGCTTTCCTTAGTAGAACATACTACCTTAATGGAGGTTATGACAACAAAGAAGGGATGTCCAAGCTGAATTCTCgaatggagcagattgaa GCGGGGTATCCAGCAAACAGGATATTCTATCTTTCTGTACCACATGAAGCACTTCCGGACGTTGCTTCTTCTCTTGCCGATAATGCACAAACAAAGAAGGGTTGGAATCGTATAATAATCGAGAAACCATTCGGATTTGACGCTGTATCTTCTCAACTGTTTACGAAATCCCTTCTTTCTAAGTTTGAGGAGAAGCAAATTTACAG GATAGACCATCTCCTTGGGAGGAACCTCATTGAAAACCTCACTGTATTAAGGTTTTCGAATCTAGTTTTTGAGCCATTATGGAGTCGAACATACATCCGTAATGTGCAG GTGATTTTATCCGAGGACTTGAGCATGCCGCTAGGAAG GTATTTTGATGGTTATGGGGTCATTCGGGACATTGTTCACAGTCACATACTCCAGACAATAGCATTGCTAGCCATGGAACCACCTATAAGTCTTGATGGTGAAGATATTCGAAACGAAAAG GTTAAGGTTCTTAGATCGATTCGGAATTTGGAACCCAGTGATGTGATTCTTGGCCAGTATAAAGCTACTTCTGGAGACAAGGTTGATGTGAGCTTAAGCAGTCGGACCCCTACCTTTTTTGCTGCTGCATTGTACATCGACAATGCCCGTTGGGATGGTGTACCTTTCATGATCAAAGCTGGTGTGGGACTCATCAAACACAG AGTGGAGATACGTATACAATTTAATAGTGTTCCTGGAAATCTCTATCGTGAGCGTATCGGCCATAATACTGACCTTGCAACTAATGAGTTGATTTTACGTGATGAACCTGATGAGGCCATCCTAGTCAAAATCAACAATAAAATCCCAGGATTAGGGTTGAATTTAGATGCTTCAGAGTTAAATTTGCTTTACAAGGACAA GTATAATGTTGAGGTGCCTGATTCATATGAGCATCTTTTGCTTGATGTCATGGACGGTGATAACCATCTCTTCTTGAGAAGCGATGAGCTTGCAGCAGCTTGGAATATTCTTACACCTGTTCTGCAATGGATAGACCAGAATAATATAGCACCAGAGCTGTACGAGCTCGGAGGTAGAGGACCAGTTGGGTCATACTATCTTTGGGCTAAACATGGGGTTTGGTGGGCAGATGACTAA
- the LOC107886451 gene encoding shaggy-related protein kinase alpha yields the protein MASVGMVPASGLRESSTASVEKLPEEMNDMKIRDDKEMEATVVDGNGTETGHIIVTTIGGRNGQPKQTISYMAERVVGHGSFGVVFQAKCLETGETVAIKKVLQDKRYKNRELQTMRLLDHPNVVALKHCFFSTTEKDELYLNLVLEYVPETVHRVIKHYNKLNQRMPLVYVKLYTYQIFRALSYIHRSIGVCHRDIKPQNLLVNPHTHQVKLCDFGSAKVLVKGEPNISYICSRYYRAPELIFGATEYTTAIDIWSAGCVLAEMLLGQPLFPGESGVDQLVEIIKVLGTPTREEIKCMNPNYTEFKFPQIKAHPWHKIFHRRMPPEAVDLVSRLLQYSPNLRCSALDALIHPFFDELRDPNARLPNGRFLPPLFNFKPHELKGVPEEITAKLIPEHARKQCPSLGL from the exons ATGGCTTCCGTGGGCATGGTGCCTGCTTCTGGTTTAAGAGAATCTAGTACTGCCAGTGTTGAGAAGTTACCTGAGGAGATGAATGACATGAAAATCCGAGATGACAAA GAAATGGAAGCAACAGTAGTGGACGGTAACGGGACTGAGACAGGGCATATAATTGTGACAACCATTGGTGGTAGAAATGGGCAGCCAAAACAG ACGATAAGTTACATGGCTGAACGTGTGGTTGGACATGGATCATTTGGAGTTGTCTTCCAG GCAAAGTGCTTGGAGACGGGTGAAACTGTTGCTATAAAGAAGGTTCTTCAAGATAAGAGGTACAAAAACCGTGAGCTGCAAACAATGCGACTTCTTGACCACCCAAATGTTGTGGCTTTGAAACATTGCTTTTTTTCAACAACTGAGAAGGATGAACTTTACcttaatttggtacttgagtATGTACCTGAAACTGTTCATCGTGTAATCAAGCACTATAACAAGTTGAACCAAAGGATGCCGTTGGTATATGTTAAGCTTTATACATACCAG ATATTTAGAGCTTTGTCTTACATCCACCGCAGCATTGGTGTGTGTCATCGGGACATCAAACCGCAAAACCTTTTG GTAAATCCGCATACTCATCAAGTTAAACTATGTGATTTTGGAAGTGCAAAAGTTTTG GTGAAAGGGGAACCAAATATATCCTACATCTGCTCAAGGTATTATAGAGCACCTGAGCTAATATTTGGAGCAACAGAGTACACTACAGCTATTGACATCTGGTCTGCTGGTTGTGTCCTTGCTGAAATGTTACTTGGACAG CCTTTGTTTCCTGGTGAGAGTGGGGTCGACCAGCTTGTTGAGATTATTAAG GTCTTGGGCACTCCAACCCGAGAAGAAATTAAGTGCATGAATCCTAATTATACAGAGTTCAAATTCCCTCAGATTAAGGCTCACCCATGGCACAAG ATATTCCACAGGCGTATGCCTCCTGAAGCTGTTGATTTGGTGTCAAGATTACTCCAATACTCCCCGAATCTCCGATGTTCTGCT CTAGATGCCTTGATCCATCCTTTCTTTGACGAGTTGCGCGATCCAAATGCCCGCTTGCCAAATGGCCGTTTCCTGCCGCCATTGTTTAACTTCAAACCTCACG AACTGAAAGGCGTTCCGGAGGAGATAACGGCAAAACTGATACCGGAGCATGCAAGAAAGCAATGTCCATCACTTGGATTGTGA
- the LOC107886465 gene encoding FACT complex subunit SPT16 — protein sequence MADHRGANGQAPNGTAPGTGSVYSINLDNFSKRLKALYSHWNEHKPELWGSSDVFAVATPPTSEDLRYLKSSALNVWLLGYEFPETIIVFTKKQIHFLCSQKKVSLLEVVKKSAKEAVGADVVMHVKAKSDDGIASMDSIFRSIRVQYKGNENDAPNFGYIAREAPEGKLLETWAEQLKSAGFQLTDVTNGLSDLFAVKDKEEVMNVKKAAYLSYNVMNNIVVPRLESVIDEEKKITHATLMDETEKAIVNPQLAKVKLKPENVDICYPPIFQSGGEFDLRPSAASNEENLYYDSASVILCAVGARYNSYCSNIARTFLIDATPLQSKAYEVLLKAHEAAIGMLKPGRKCSAAYQAALSIVEKEAPDWIPNLTKSAGTGIGLEFRESGLNLNGKNDRLVKAGMVFNVSVGFQNLQCESKKPKSSVFSLLLADTVIVGEQNTEVVTGKCSKAVKDVAYSFNEDEEEEEKSVKAEANGFEPFMSKTVLRSDNHEISKEELRRQHQAELARQKNEETARRLAGGPGNGDNRSVAKSSTDLIAYKNVNDLPPPRDFMIRIDQKNEAVLLPIYGSMVPFHVATIRTVSSQQDTNRNCFIRIIFNVPGTPFSPHDLNSSKNQGAIYLKEVSFRSKDPRHISEVVQQIKTLRRQVMARESEKAERATLVTQEKLQLAGNRFKPIRLSDLWIRPVFGGRGRKIPGTLEAHVNGFRYSTTRADERVDIMYGNIKHAFFQPAEKEMITLVHFHLHNHIMVGNKKTKDVQFYVEVMDVVQTLGGGKRSAYDPDEIEEEQRERDRKNKINMDFQSFVNRVNDLWGQPQFNGLDLEFDQPLRELGFHGVPYKASAFIVPTSSCLVELVETPFLVVTLSEIEIVNLERVGLGQKNFDMTIVFKDFKKDVLRIDSIPSTSLDGIKEWLDTTDIKYYESRLNLNWRQILKTITDDPQSFIENGGWEFLNLEASDSDSEQSEESDQGYEPSDVEPESESEDDDSDSESLVESEDEEEEESDDDSEEEKGKTWEELEREASNADREKGNESDSEEDRRRRKMKAFGKSRAPPSSSIPKRSKLR from the coding sequence ATGGCTGATCATCGAGGTGCAAATGGCCAGGCTCCGAATGGGACAGCTCCTGGAACAGGAAGTGTTTACTCTATTAATCTGGACAATTTCAGCAAACGTCTGAAGGCTTTGTATTCTCACTGGAATGAACACAAACCCGAGCTCTGGGGCTCTTCTGATGTCTTTGCAGTAGCTACACCACCAACTTCAGAAGATCTGCGATATCTGAAATCATCGGCTTTGAACGTTTGGTTGCTGGGTTATGAGTTTCCTGAGACTATAATTGTCTTCACAAAGAAGCAGATTCATTTCTTGTGTAGCCAGAAGAAAGTTTCTCTTCTTGAAGTTGTGAAGAAATCCGCCAAGGAGGCTGTGGGCGCTGATGTTGTGATGCATGTGAAGGCAAAGAGTGATGATGGGATTGCGTCGATGGACTCTATATTTCGGTCCATCAGGGTACAATACAAGGGAAATGAAAATGATGCTCCTAATTTTGGTTACATAGCTCGAGAGGCTCCTGAAGGAAAGCTTTTAGAGACATGGGCTGAACAACTAAAAAGTGCTGGCTTTCAGCTTACTGATGTAACCAATGGGTTATCTGACCTGTTTGCTGTGAAGGACAAAGAGGAGGTTATGAATGTCAAGAAAGCTGCTTATTTAAGTTACAATGTGATGAACAATATTGTGGTTCCAAGGCTTGAGAGTGTAATTGATGAGGAGAAGAAAATTACTCATGCCACCTTGATGGATGAAACGGAGAAAGCCATAGTGAATCCACAGCTTGCCAAAGTAAAGCTTAAGCCAGAAAATGTTGATATTTGTTACCCTCCCATATTTCAAAGTGGGGGTGAGTTTGATCTCAGACCTAGTGCTGCAAGCAATGAAGAGAACCTGTACTATGATTCTGCCAGTGTTATCTTATGTGCGGTTGGAGCTCGCTATAACAGTTATTGCTCAAATATTGCCAGGACTTTCTTGATTGATGCCACTCCACTTCAGAGCAAGGCATATGAGGTCCTTCTTAAGGCCCATGAAGCTGCAATTGGTATGTTGAAGCCGGGGAGAAAATGTAGTGCTGCGTATCAAGCTGCACTTTCAATTGTTGAGAAGGAGGCTCCTGACTGGATTCCCAATCTAACAAAATCTGCTGGTACAGGAATCGGTCTTGAGTTTCGTGAGTCAGGCCTTAATCTCAATGGGAAGAATGACCGTCTGGTGAAAGCAGGGATGGTTTTCAATGTGTCAGTTGGTTTTCAGAACTTGCAGTGTGAGAGTAAGAAACCAAAGAGCAGTGttttttctctcttacttgctgATACAGTTATTGTTGGTGAACAAAATACAGAAGTGGTGACTGGCAAATGTTCCAAGGCTGTTAAGGATGTAGCTTACTCATTCAATGAGGatgaggaggaagaagaaaagtcTGTGAAGGCTGAAGCTAATGGCTTCGAGCCCTTCATGTCTAAGACAGTGCTTAGGTCAGATAATCATGAGATCTCAAAGGAGGAGTTAAGGAGGCAGCACCAAGCAGAACTTGCTCGTCAAAAGAATGAAGAAACAGCTAGGCGGCTTGCTGGTGGTCCTGGGAATGGAGACAACCGTTCAGTTGCCAAGTCTTCAACTGATTTGATTGCCTATAAGAATGTGAACGACCTGCCTCCTCCTAGAGATTTTATGATTCGAATTGACCAAAAGAATGAGGCTGTGCTCTTGCCAATTTATGGCAGTATGGTGCCTTTCCATGTGGCTACTATAAGGACGGTTTCCAGCCAGCAGGATACCAACAGAAATTGCTTTATCCGGATTATATTTAATGTTCCAGGGACTCCTTTCAGTCCTCATGATTTGAACTCTTCAAAGAATCAAGGAGCAATATATCTGAAAGAAGTCTCATTCCGCTCCAAGGATCCAAGGCACATAAGTGAAGTGGTACAGCAGATTAAAACTCTTCGTCGGCAAGTCATGGCCAGGGAATCTGAGAAAGCTGAGAGGGCAACCTTGGTTACTCAGGAAAAACTTCAACTTGCGGGGAACAGGTTCAAGCCTATACGGTTGTCTGACCTTTGGATACGCCCTGTTTTTGGTGGTCGTGGGAGAAAGATTCCAGGAACACTGGAAGCTCATGTTAATGGTTTTCGGTATTCTACCACTAGAGCAGATGAGCGCGTCGACATCATGTACGGAAACATAAAGCATGCATTCTTCCAGCCTGCAGAGAAAGAGATGATCActcttgttcactttcatctGCACAACCATATAATGGTGGGGAACAAAAAAACCAAGGACGTCCAATTTTATGTTGAGGTTATGGATGTAGTCCAGACATTGGGAGGGGGAAAGAGGTCTGCTTATGACCCTGATGAGATTGAAGAAGAGCAAAGGGAGAGGGATAGGAAGAATAAGATCAACATGGATTTTCAGAGTTTTGTGAACCGGGTAAATGATCTATGGGGGCAGCCTCAGTTCAATGGTCTTGATCTTGAGTTTGATCAACCGCTTAGAGAACTTGGCTTCCATGGGGTCCCCTACAAAGCCTCCGCTTTTATTGTGCCAACGTCAAGCTGTTTAGTTGAGTTGGTAGAGACTCCTTTCCTTGTGGTCACCTTAAGCGAGATTGAGATCGTGAACCTGGAGAGGGTTGGCCTTGGGCAGAAAAATTTTGACATGACCATAGTGTTCAAGGACTTCAAGAAAGATGTACTAAGGATTGATTCCATCCCTTCAACCTCACTTGATGGCATCAAGGAATGGCTTGATACAACAGACATCAAGTATTACGAGAGCAGGCTGAATCTGAACTGGCGGCAGATTCTGAAGACAATCACTGACGATCCACAGAGCTTCATAGAGAATGGGGGCTGGGAATTTTTGAACTTGGAAGCTAGTGATTCAGATTCTGAGCAGTCAGAGGAATCAGATCAGGGTTACGAGCCATCTGATGTGGAGCCTGAATCTGAGTCGGAGGATGATGACTCCGATAGTGAGTCTCTGGTTGAGTCTGAGGATGAAGAGGAGGAAGAATCTGATGATGACTCCGAGGAAGAGAAAGGAAAGACATGGGAGGAGCTGGAGAGGGAAGCAAGCAATGCAGACAGGGAGAAAGGGAACGAATCGGACAGTGAAGAGGATAGGAGGAGAAGAAAAATGAAGGCTTTTGGGAAATCTCGAGCTCCTCCGAGTAGTTCTATTCCCAAACGTTCCAAGCTACGGTAG
- the LOC121209359 gene encoding Golgi apparatus membrane protein-like protein ECHIDNA: MDFSQPPVENYANPKTCFFHVLFKAAALAFYILSALFFNSFVIIFVVTVLLSALDFWVVKNVSGRILVGLRWWNEINDLGESVWRFECLDQESLARMNKKDSWLFWWTLYLSAVAWIVLGIFSLIRFQADYLLVIGVCLTLNIANIVGFTKCRKDAKKQIQQFATQTIASRFSSTLQSAFSVV; this comes from the exons ATGGATTTTAGTCAG CCTCCTGTTGAAAATTATGCCAACCCCAAGACTTGTTTCTTTCATGTTCTCTTCAAG GCTGCAGCATTGGCTTTTTACATCCTTTCAGCTCTCTTTTTCAACAGCTTTGTGATCATATTTGTGGTGACTGTTCTTCTTTCCGCCCTTGATTTTTGGGTGGTTAAGAATGTTAGTGGGCGCATATTAGTCGGTTTGAGGTGGTGGAATGAAATTAACGATCTCGGCGAGAGTGTATGGAGATTTGAATGTCTTGACCAAGAG TCGTTGGCTCGGATGAACAAGAAAGATTCATGGCTATTTTGGTGGACCCTTTACCTTTCA GCGGTTGCGTGGATTGTGCTTGGAATATTCTCTCTCATAAGGTTTCAAGCTGATTATCTCCTTGTCATTGGAGTTTGTTTGACTCTCAACATTGCCAATATCGTCGGCTTCACCAAATGTCGCAAAG ATGCCAAGAAGCAGATTCAACAGTTTGCCACCCAGACCATTGCCTCAAGATTTTCTTCCACCTTACAATCAGCATTTAGTGTTGTTTGA